Proteins encoded within one genomic window of Paraglaciecola psychrophila 170:
- a CDS encoding arylsulfatase has translation MTIQVTLFFFNSNAAVLMMVQLNWFIRVVVITSLLLNTHVVSATQRLSSNSSKLSNTKADNKKPNFLIILADDLGYSDISSFGSEIDTPGIDSLAKSGVKFSNFHVAATCSPTRSMLLTGVDNHLNGLGNMRIIMDDNQFGQPGYEGELNTRVETVSTILQRNGYSTYLSGKWHLGMQTDNLPVNRGFDQSISLMETGADNWEKKPYLPHNKNVHYFDNANEINLPEDFYSSDFYTDNIMGYLQQRDPKKPFFAYLAFTAVHYPHQAPKALTEKYLANYQDGWDVIKSKRYARLVQLGLMPPGLEALQLPRVEQWSTLSKKDQAYRTKQMAVYAAMVKRMDYNIERLLSYLKQADLFDNTVIMFMSDNGADNNEIEKIFPDYIQKNFTTDIETLGEKGSYANYGPSWANVSMTPLSWYKGSASEGGMRSPLIVHYPKQLQQGLVTHSFSYITDIVPTILDLAGLTNAVDKFKVPIMGRSQVGVLTGVNETVYAEKDVVAYELAGSAALFKGDYKLVRNFPPFGDKQWRLFNIKTDPVERYDLATAQPKRFQEMLLDYQVYQSDINMVEVTDDYHVIEQLGKNLKRIKDHQH, from the coding sequence ATGACTATTCAAGTTACATTATTTTTCTTTAACAGTAACGCTGCGGTTTTAATGATGGTTCAACTCAATTGGTTTATACGTGTCGTGGTTATCACGTCGCTCTTGCTTAACACTCATGTTGTGTCTGCAACACAACGTCTAAGTTCAAACTCAAGTAAGCTCAGTAACACTAAGGCTGATAATAAAAAACCAAATTTTTTAATTATTTTAGCTGATGATTTAGGATATTCCGACATCAGCAGCTTCGGTAGTGAAATCGATACCCCAGGTATTGATTCGCTAGCAAAGAGCGGTGTTAAATTCTCTAATTTTCATGTGGCAGCAACCTGCTCTCCTACTCGCAGCATGTTGCTGACAGGAGTGGACAATCACCTTAATGGCCTTGGTAATATGCGAATTATTATGGATGATAATCAATTTGGGCAACCAGGTTATGAAGGTGAACTCAACACTCGTGTAGAAACTGTTTCGACTATTTTGCAGCGTAATGGTTACAGTACGTATTTATCTGGGAAGTGGCATTTAGGCATGCAGACGGATAACTTACCGGTTAATCGAGGTTTTGATCAATCGATTTCGTTAATGGAAACCGGTGCTGATAATTGGGAGAAAAAGCCTTATTTACCCCATAACAAAAATGTTCATTATTTTGATAACGCCAATGAAATCAACTTACCGGAAGATTTTTATTCTTCAGATTTTTATACCGACAATATCATGGGATATTTACAACAACGCGATCCTAAAAAACCATTTTTTGCCTACTTGGCTTTTACGGCTGTGCATTACCCACATCAAGCACCAAAAGCATTAACCGAAAAGTACCTCGCTAACTATCAAGATGGTTGGGATGTGATTAAATCTAAACGTTACGCCCGTCTAGTGCAGCTTGGTTTGATGCCGCCGGGGTTAGAAGCATTGCAGTTACCAAGGGTTGAACAGTGGAGTACATTGTCTAAAAAAGACCAAGCTTATCGCACCAAACAAATGGCCGTATATGCTGCCATGGTCAAACGGATGGATTACAACATTGAGCGCTTGTTATCATATCTAAAACAAGCGGATTTATTTGATAATACCGTCATCATGTTCATGAGCGATAACGGGGCAGATAACAATGAAATTGAAAAAATATTTCCTGATTATATTCAGAAAAATTTTACCACTGATATTGAAACACTAGGTGAGAAAGGCAGTTATGCTAACTACGGACCAAGTTGGGCAAATGTATCGATGACACCTTTGAGTTGGTATAAAGGTTCAGCATCCGAAGGCGGGATGCGCTCACCATTAATTGTGCATTACCCAAAACAATTACAACAAGGCTTAGTCACACATAGCTTTAGTTACATTACGGATATTGTGCCAACAATATTGGATTTAGCTGGCTTAACCAACGCGGTAGATAAATTTAAAGTACCGATCATGGGCCGCAGTCAAGTCGGGGTGTTAACAGGCGTAAACGAAACTGTCTATGCCGAAAAAGATGTGGTTGCTTATGAACTTGCTGGCAGCGCAGCTTTGTTTAAAGGAGATTACAAATTAGTACGCAACTTTCCTCCATTTGGGGATAAACAATGGCGCTTGTTTAACATTAAAACCGATCCTGTGGAGCGTTATGATTTAGCCACAGCCCAACCCAAACGCTTCCAAGAGATGTTGCTTGATTATCAGGTGTATCAGAGCGACATTAATATGGTCGAGGTGACTGATGATTATCATGTGATCGAACAGCTGGGTAAAAATCTAAAACGAATCAAAGACCATCAGCATTAA
- a CDS encoding DP-EP family protein, with translation MSNSSKNITVTVTIVEGVPTFSYAPDGPIIVTESTDVIFTLSNTSHPAVSFKEPLISYVPVDASRNITLSLSADEQSLTLRDTDIDKEVIGVQLVIKDAYRNTYASPDPQIINRD, from the coding sequence ATGAGTAATTCAAGTAAAAATATAACCGTCACAGTTACCATAGTCGAAGGCGTACCGACCTTTAGTTATGCACCAGATGGTCCAATTATTGTAACTGAATCGACAGATGTGATTTTTACACTGAGTAACACAAGTCATCCGGCAGTATCATTTAAAGAGCCGCTAATTTCTTATGTACCAGTCGATGCTTCTAGAAATATTACTTTAAGCCTTTCTGCAGACGAACAAAGCCTAACACTTAGAGATACTGATATAGATAAGGAAGTAATTGGCGTGCAACTAGTCATTAAGGATGCATATAGAAATACTTACGCTAGTCCCGATCCTCAAATAATAAACAGAGACTGA
- a CDS encoding nSTAND1 domain-containing NTPase, translating into MPIKETRIFFLGEWQVNPSTNTLRRGELIKQLEPKAMDVLLLLCAQQGQILSADDIASRCWGMVIGDNPVHKAITQLRKALDDKPSTPTYIETIRKRGYHIIAKLDFPLDDELKAEQSSWQGASPFPGLVAFEAKDAQVFFGRNTQISTLLERLSNQVSAKHTFCLILGPSGTGKSSLVNAGLLPALTSQNGYNGIGVISHTSIDFADVNPERLFIDLASALLDWDVNDQPVFAGMSAENLAQQLQKDSNTSIEQCIQALKQTQQSYSKPLFLLFIDRLEVLLSSPVFSDDERVAFLGLIEILATSGVIIVISACRNDFYPLVVNHPSLMANKGNGGHFDLLAPTRAELMQMIRLPAVAANLTWSVDVDSATPLDQILCAEAANNPDALPMLQYTLQELYLQRSEADELQVSVYKSLGGIEGAIGKKAEEIYQQLPADHQPQLAVVLSRLVTLSQDGETITSRAARWSELSQVNEIFFVQAMVNSRLFVSHLQNNEPCFSLAHEALLRRWSRASEWITAHKDSLTIKSRLQQLTERWLKEDRSSAYLLPQGKPLEEALSLQSMPVFTLDAGELALLNASQQKVKTKRWLTRATITLLCFLTFTAIFMSVKSQQSEVFAQQKRLDAESLLGFMVGEFADKLRSVKRMDLLDGISNKALEYFSQQEDEYDSSSIFSLSNQNLNFKAKFQHAQTLSAMGEVAYSRAKADEAKQAFTAAKVILNKLYVVQADNLELLKTLGANAFWLGQLAYDQNDFETAQPLFELYRNYSEEMKQLEPESIVGWIELSYAQNTLGSLYLELQEYKLAKLAFKTSLFLKQRALSQSLENSDLQIDIAGTLSWLGKIELHFGELTDSVQYMQQGQKILEQLLKSSPDNARIMELLILSNIAQAKIFNIKDEYKQAVDKLTVAENLLHKALEQDKNNQYWHYDLLRVHLLKAGLNAKLDNRSEMLISHSSELTDTTFSYQQKSLAVSVMAIDYFQIKELWQESKQYIHQASMELLPDEKKITTSSNEILILANFEVLEAKQLLKQNQKTKAHNVCKKTIQRLRPLISKSQSPYFLVPYVQAYDCIEQLSLVSNELQLLAKMGINVNQFITQNKEN; encoded by the coding sequence TTGCCAATAAAAGAGACCCGTATTTTCTTCCTTGGTGAATGGCAAGTTAACCCAAGTACCAATACTTTGCGCCGTGGCGAGCTGATTAAACAGCTTGAGCCCAAGGCAATGGATGTATTACTACTTTTATGTGCGCAGCAAGGTCAAATATTAAGTGCTGATGATATCGCCAGCCGATGTTGGGGTATGGTTATTGGAGACAACCCAGTTCACAAAGCCATTACCCAATTGCGCAAAGCACTAGACGACAAACCCAGCACACCTACTTATATAGAAACCATCCGTAAACGCGGCTACCACATCATTGCCAAGCTAGACTTTCCTCTTGATGATGAGCTTAAAGCCGAACAAAGTAGCTGGCAGGGCGCCTCCCCCTTTCCTGGTTTAGTGGCCTTTGAAGCCAAAGACGCTCAAGTATTTTTTGGCCGTAATACTCAGATTTCAACCCTTTTAGAACGACTATCAAACCAAGTCAGTGCCAAACATACTTTTTGCTTAATTTTAGGCCCCAGCGGCACCGGCAAATCATCTTTAGTAAATGCCGGTTTGTTGCCAGCGTTAACCAGCCAAAATGGGTATAACGGTATTGGCGTGATATCACACACCAGTATTGATTTTGCCGACGTCAACCCTGAACGACTTTTTATCGATTTAGCCTCTGCCCTACTCGACTGGGACGTAAACGATCAGCCAGTATTTGCAGGTATGAGTGCCGAAAACTTGGCCCAACAGCTGCAAAAAGACAGCAATACTTCAATCGAACAATGTATTCAAGCACTTAAACAAACACAGCAAAGTTACAGTAAACCGCTATTTTTATTATTTATCGACCGGCTTGAAGTCCTGTTGTCGTCACCTGTTTTTAGTGATGATGAGCGAGTCGCTTTTTTAGGGTTAATTGAAATCCTCGCCACCAGCGGTGTCATTATTGTCATCAGCGCTTGTCGTAATGATTTTTACCCTTTAGTGGTGAATCACCCCAGTCTAATGGCAAATAAAGGAAACGGTGGGCATTTTGACTTGTTAGCCCCGACCCGCGCAGAACTGATGCAAATGATCAGGTTACCTGCAGTAGCAGCAAACTTAACATGGTCGGTCGATGTTGATTCAGCCACACCTCTTGACCAAATATTATGTGCAGAAGCAGCCAACAACCCAGACGCATTACCCATGTTGCAATACACCTTACAAGAACTATATTTGCAGCGCAGTGAGGCTGATGAATTGCAGGTATCTGTCTATAAATCACTAGGTGGCATTGAAGGGGCAATTGGTAAAAAGGCTGAAGAAATTTATCAGCAATTACCTGCCGATCACCAACCCCAATTAGCAGTGGTGTTATCACGCCTTGTAACACTAAGCCAAGACGGCGAAACCATCACTAGCCGCGCTGCTCGCTGGTCAGAATTATCCCAAGTCAATGAAATATTTTTTGTGCAAGCCATGGTTAACAGTCGTTTATTTGTGTCTCACTTACAAAATAACGAACCTTGTTTTAGTTTGGCTCACGAAGCTTTATTAAGACGTTGGTCCAGAGCCAGTGAATGGATCACTGCTCACAAAGACAGCCTTACGATTAAAAGTCGCTTGCAGCAACTAACCGAACGCTGGCTTAAAGAAGACAGAAGTTCGGCTTATTTACTGCCTCAAGGTAAACCCTTAGAAGAAGCTCTTAGCCTGCAAAGTATGCCGGTGTTTACTTTAGATGCCGGTGAGTTGGCTCTGCTTAATGCCTCACAACAAAAAGTTAAAACCAAACGTTGGTTAACTCGAGCGACTATTACCTTATTGTGTTTTCTAACTTTTACCGCAATATTTATGAGCGTAAAAAGCCAGCAATCTGAAGTATTTGCTCAGCAAAAACGCCTCGATGCAGAAAGTCTACTTGGTTTTATGGTAGGGGAATTTGCAGACAAGTTACGTAGCGTTAAACGTATGGATTTGTTGGATGGGATCAGTAATAAGGCGTTGGAGTATTTTAGTCAACAAGAGGATGAATACGACAGTAGTAGTATATTTTCTCTATCGAATCAAAATTTGAATTTTAAGGCTAAGTTTCAACATGCCCAGACATTGAGTGCTATGGGTGAGGTGGCCTATTCTCGGGCTAAAGCCGATGAGGCTAAGCAGGCATTTACTGCCGCGAAAGTGATATTAAATAAGCTGTATGTTGTACAAGCTGATAATTTAGAGTTGTTAAAGACCTTAGGGGCGAATGCATTTTGGTTAGGACAATTGGCCTATGATCAGAATGATTTTGAAACCGCACAACCATTGTTTGAGTTGTATCGGAACTATAGTGAAGAGATGAAACAGCTAGAGCCAGAGAGCATAGTTGGTTGGATCGAGTTGTCTTATGCACAAAACACGCTAGGTTCCTTATACTTGGAGTTACAAGAATATAAACTTGCAAAATTAGCATTTAAAACTTCGTTATTTCTGAAACAACGTGCATTAAGTCAAAGTCTAGAAAATAGTGACTTACAAATTGACATTGCTGGCACATTGTCTTGGTTGGGTAAAATCGAACTGCATTTTGGAGAGTTGACTGACTCAGTTCAATACATGCAACAAGGGCAAAAAATTTTAGAACAGCTCCTAAAGTCCTCTCCAGACAACGCGAGAATAATGGAATTGCTGATACTTTCAAACATAGCGCAAGCAAAAATATTTAATATCAAGGACGAATATAAGCAGGCTGTCGATAAACTGACAGTAGCAGAAAACCTTTTGCATAAAGCCCTAGAGCAAGATAAAAACAATCAGTATTGGCATTATGATTTATTACGAGTTCACCTTCTTAAGGCCGGCCTAAATGCCAAGCTAGATAATAGATCTGAAATGTTAATAAGTCATTCCTCTGAGTTGACCGACACCACCTTTAGTTACCAACAAAAGTCACTGGCCGTTTCTGTAATGGCAATTGATTACTTTCAAATAAAAGAGCTTTGGCAAGAAAGTAAACAATATATCCATCAAGCGAGCATGGAATTGTTACCTGACGAAAAGAAAATAACAACTAGCTCTAACGAAATACTAATATTGGCCAATTTTGAAGTGTTAGAAGCGAAACAGCTTTTGAAACAAAATCAAAAAACCAAAGCCCACAATGTATGCAAAAAGACCATTCAACGATTGCGCCCCTTAATAAGTAAGAGCCAATCGCCCTACTTTTTAGTGCCCTATGTACAAGCCTATGACTGTATTGAGCAGCTCAGTTTGGTATCTAACGAATTACAACTTTTAGCTAAAATGGGAATTAACGTAAATCAATTCATAACCCAAAATAAGGAAAATTAA
- a CDS encoding LysE family translocator translates to MPTFATLVVFIPTIFFISITPGMCMTLAMTLGLKVGLRRTLWMMLGEVFGVALVAVSAVMGAAAIMLNYPTLFVWFKWIGGLYLIYLGCKMYWSGTQLSLSTEMDLALNRYALISQGFVTAIANPKGWAFMLSILPPFIDATRPITFQLMALVIIIMLSEFICMLIYATGGKGLKTLLNTGNNIRWMNGISGTLLIGVGVWLALS, encoded by the coding sequence ATGCCAACTTTTGCCACACTCGTCGTATTTATTCCCACTATATTTTTTATTTCTATTACGCCAGGTATGTGTATGACGTTGGCTATGACCTTGGGACTGAAAGTGGGCTTACGCCGCACCTTATGGATGATGCTTGGGGAAGTGTTTGGCGTAGCCCTCGTTGCTGTATCTGCAGTGATGGGCGCTGCCGCAATAATGCTAAATTACCCCACATTGTTTGTTTGGTTTAAGTGGATAGGCGGCCTGTATCTGATTTATTTAGGCTGCAAGATGTATTGGTCGGGTACTCAGCTGTCACTTAGTACAGAGATGGACTTAGCGCTTAATCGATATGCCCTAATATCCCAAGGTTTTGTCACCGCCATCGCTAATCCTAAGGGATGGGCCTTTATGCTGTCTATTTTGCCGCCATTTATAGATGCAACCCGACCTATCACTTTTCAACTTATGGCCTTAGTGATTATTATCATGCTTAGCGAGTTTATCTGTATGTTGATTTATGCAACAGGAGGAAAGGGTTTGAAGACCCTTCTCAACACAGGCAATAATATTAGATGGATGAATGGCATTTCTGGCACACTGTTGATAGGTGTAGGTGTTTGGTTGGCTTTGAGTTAG
- a CDS encoding YiiX/YebB-like N1pC/P60 family cysteine hydrolase, whose protein sequence is MSLLNKIGRGLATYLEKPSGSIQPSTCKPELLAATIRVGDVLLVDGSSRISTAIKYLTQSTWSHAALCIADDSNSADPNCDKVTLVEADVLDGIRIIALSHYGHLHTRICRPVGLNDEEIESAVTFAKAQVGYQYDMKNVFDLMRYLVQTPPVPKRWRRKMIVLGSGDPTRAICSSFIAQTFQSIRYPILPDVFFEEPNLSFEGPNTVFEKAKHTYSKASYDEVLQIRHHSSYVPRDFDLSPYFNIVKPTLNANFDYHTLEWSEYQQS, encoded by the coding sequence ATGAGTTTATTGAATAAAATTGGCCGTGGCTTAGCTACGTATTTGGAAAAGCCGAGCGGGTCTATTCAACCTTCAACTTGCAAACCAGAATTGTTGGCTGCAACGATAAGGGTAGGTGATGTATTGTTGGTGGATGGTTCAAGTCGGATCAGCACTGCTATTAAATATCTCACTCAATCTACTTGGTCCCATGCTGCTTTGTGTATTGCCGATGACAGCAATAGTGCAGACCCAAATTGTGACAAGGTGACTTTAGTAGAGGCGGATGTACTCGACGGTATAAGGATAATAGCGTTGAGTCATTATGGACACTTACACACTAGGATATGTCGCCCGGTAGGCCTGAATGATGAAGAAATAGAAAGTGCTGTTACGTTTGCTAAGGCCCAAGTTGGATATCAGTACGATATGAAAAATGTGTTTGATTTAATGCGTTACCTAGTGCAAACACCGCCGGTACCCAAACGTTGGCGCAGAAAAATGATTGTGCTGGGCAGCGGTGATCCAACTCGCGCTATTTGTAGTTCGTTCATTGCTCAGACGTTTCAATCAATTCGTTATCCGATTTTACCGGATGTTTTTTTTGAAGAGCCAAATCTTTCTTTTGAAGGCCCAAACACCGTTTTTGAGAAAGCCAAACATACATACAGTAAAGCCTCTTATGACGAGGTGTTACAAATTCGCCATCACAGCTCGTATGTGCCTAGAGATTTTGACCTGTCTCCCTATTTTAATATCGTCAAGCCTACCCTAAATGCAAATTTTGACTACCACACTCTAGAGTGGAGTGAGTATCAACAGAGTTAG
- a CDS encoding M24 family metallopeptidase: protein MITIGIGTQTPEQALATLSDMTKTLIPIQPKEHLARIAKAQTYMQANNIDAIYLNAGTNLTYFTGMEWYASERMVGAILPAVGMVQYIAPYFEIGTLNGFKVIDGPIHSWQEHQSPYVLFVDVLKQLDISDAATIGIDESAQFFIFDGINKAQTGLNLINAQEVTAHCRMHKSANEIALMQAAMNMTLAVHQATASMLYAGISTPEVEVFIKRAHQAVGAPGNYFCIVLFGVATSFPHGVKDAQVLKAGDMVLIDTGCKVHNYLSDITRTYVFGEPTSRQRQFWDHEKAAQLAAFNAAKIGVPCEAVDDAARGYLASQGLGPEYQTPGCPHRTGHGIGLDIHEWPYLVGGNKTPLATGMCFSNEPMLVVPDEFGIRLEDHFYMTDQGPRWFTEPSNSIDNPFGLDK, encoded by the coding sequence ATGATAACCATAGGTATAGGCACTCAAACACCAGAGCAAGCATTAGCCACATTAAGTGATATGACAAAGACGCTTATTCCAATCCAACCTAAAGAACACCTAGCACGCATTGCTAAAGCACAAACTTACATGCAAGCAAATAATATTGATGCTATTTACCTCAATGCGGGCACAAATCTTACGTATTTCACGGGTATGGAATGGTACGCGAGCGAGCGTATGGTCGGCGCGATATTGCCTGCAGTTGGCATGGTGCAATATATAGCGCCCTATTTTGAAATAGGCACTCTAAATGGTTTTAAGGTCATAGATGGGCCAATACATAGCTGGCAAGAACACCAAAGCCCCTACGTTTTATTTGTAGATGTATTAAAGCAATTAGATATAAGTGATGCCGCGACCATAGGTATCGATGAAAGTGCGCAGTTCTTTATATTCGACGGTATCAATAAAGCTCAAACCGGCTTAAACCTGATCAATGCACAAGAAGTGACAGCCCATTGCAGAATGCACAAATCCGCAAATGAAATAGCTTTAATGCAAGCGGCAATGAACATGACACTTGCTGTACATCAAGCTACAGCAAGTATGCTTTATGCAGGTATCAGCACTCCAGAAGTAGAGGTTTTTATTAAACGCGCACACCAAGCAGTGGGTGCGCCGGGTAACTATTTTTGTATTGTGCTTTTTGGCGTCGCCACGTCATTCCCCCATGGTGTTAAGGATGCACAGGTGCTAAAGGCAGGCGATATGGTATTAATAGATACCGGCTGTAAAGTGCATAATTATTTATCAGATATTACCCGTACTTATGTTTTTGGCGAGCCAACCTCTAGGCAACGACAGTTTTGGGATCATGAAAAAGCCGCACAACTCGCAGCCTTTAACGCCGCCAAAATTGGTGTACCTTGCGAAGCCGTCGACGATGCAGCCCGTGGTTATTTAGCATCACAAGGGTTAGGACCAGAATATCAAACCCCCGGCTGCCCGCATCGTACCGGCCATGGTATTGGTCTAGACATTCATGAGTGGCCGTATTTAGTCGGAGGCAATAAGACACCTCTTGCTACAGGTATGTGTTTTAGTAACGAACCCATGTTGGTGGTACCTGATGAGTTTGGCATTCGTTTAGAAGATCATTTCTATATGACCGACCAGGGCCCACGATGGTTTACTGAGCCAAGCAATAGTATAGATAATCCGTTTGGATTAGATAAATAA